The nucleotide window TCGAGGAAGTGCTCTACCAGCACCCGGCGGTGGCCGAAACCGCGGTCTTCGGACTCCCGCATCCGCAGTGGATCGAAGCGGTCACCGCCGTCGTCGTCCTGCGGGAAGGAGCATCGGCCACCGCCGAGGAACTCATCGCCCACTGTCGGCAGAGCCTGGCCGGGTTCAAGTCGCCCAAACACATCGAGTTCGCCGAGCAGCTGCCGAAGAACGCCAGCGGCAAGATCCTCAAGCGCGAACTGCGCACCAGCGCGCGAGCGCCCTGGATGTCAGACGCCTGATGCAGGGTGACCGGCGACGCCCCACTCGCCGACCAACGCCAATCGCCCGGACTCGTTCACCCGGCTGCATTTGTATCGACAGACCCCGCGTGCGGTCATTCGACCGCTGGTGGGGCCTGCCGCCGCGCGGTAAGTCGGAAACCTGAGCCCGCACAGCGGGTCACCGCTCCCTACTCCGGGGCGCCGCCCGCACGTTGACAGGGCTCTGCGCAGCCTTGACCATCGTGCGAACCTCACTTCTCTTTGAGGTTTCAACGACCGCCCCCGGGGGGGCGAGCTCGTCGCACTCCTGCTCCTGTGCACGAGCCGGCCGTGTCGCTTCGGTGGGTGGTAGGCATCGCCGTCGTAGTCGGTGCACGTCAAGAGGTGGTGGAGAACGATGCAGGGCATCCACGGGACAGTGGCAACGGGCCTCCTCTCGCGCTTCCGGGTTATCCGTTCGACAGACAACGACGAGATGCGGGCCTATGTCGCACGGTTGCTGACTCCCAGTCGGGCCACGCCAGCGCACGAGGGTGCGCAGATCGCCGCAGAGCTCTCGGCGGTCGACCTGGGGGCGGTGTCCCTCGTCTACGGCAGGTCGGACGGAGACGAGTTGCACGTCCAGAATACCGAGTTCCTGTCCTACTACGACGTCCACTTCGCCGTCACCGGGCACAACCTGCTCGAGTGCGAGGACGGCCGGGTCCTGCTCGATCACACGACCGCCGGGATCATCTCACCCCGCATGCGGGCGGACATGCGGCTCAGCGACGGCTACAGCCAGCTCCACTTGCGGATTGAGCGGTTCGCGCTCGAGGGTCATCTGGAGCGGATGCTCGGACAGCCGGTCCCTGGGCCTGTCCGGTTCCAGCCGAGGATGGACCTGACGGTTCCCGCTCTGGCCTCTTGGGAGCGGCTGGTGGGGCAGTTGGTCCAGGACCTCGGTTCGCCGACCGGTCTCAGCGCCGGCGGCGGCGGGGCTCTGTGGGGCGAGTTCCTCA belongs to Streptomyces graminofaciens and includes:
- a CDS encoding AraC family transcriptional regulator, with amino-acid sequence MRAYVARLLTPSRATPAHEGAQIAAELSAVDLGAVSLVYGRSDGDELHVQNTEFLSYYDVHFAVTGHNLLECEDGRVLLDHTTAGIISPRMRADMRLSDGYSQLHLRIERFALEGHLERMLGQPVPGPVRFQPRMDLTVPALASWERLVGQLVQDLGSPTGLSAGGGGALWGEFLISGLLLAQPHNYSDQLARRQAGSGRPPSVRRVIELIEDDPAGDLSLPRLAQVAGVGPRSLQRHFRDFMGVSPREYVEHVRLSRAHHDLLAGAGSTVAEIAFRWGFGHVSRFAGAYRARYGVPPSQTLRSACRPAGNGI